A window of the Rhizobium brockwellii genome harbors these coding sequences:
- a CDS encoding HlyD family secretion protein, protein MSSNQKSNVARIVSENAETEEVKADVAAVEAPTAEARELPSAPAQSAPASVAAAPAAAKKRRSPVLPIVVLALLAGGGWYGYEWWTNGRFMVSTDDAYIEGDIATISPKVTGYVEKVNVVANQEVKAGDVLATLDNGDYQNALDLAQAQIVTEQLSLQRIDAQIEGANASLVQAQAQKVALEAAVRGAEITQKRQSDLQAKSVGTAADLDNANIALDQAKANLAGGDANITAAQANITILQAQRKEAEGSVRSLEISRDKAVRDLSFTVLKAPYDGIVGNRSVQEGDLVSPGQRLMALVPVRQLYIDANFKETQIQHLVPGSKVNVQVDAYSDHPIVGTVESISPASGSVFSMLPPENATGNFTKVIQRVPVRIALPQDALDSGRLRAGLSVVVDVDTRTAPSK, encoded by the coding sequence ATGTCGAGCAACCAGAAGAGCAACGTCGCGCGGATCGTCAGCGAAAACGCCGAGACCGAAGAGGTAAAGGCGGATGTCGCGGCCGTAGAAGCCCCGACGGCAGAAGCCCGCGAACTTCCCTCTGCTCCCGCGCAGTCGGCGCCGGCTTCGGTCGCCGCCGCACCCGCGGCTGCGAAGAAGCGCCGCAGCCCGGTGCTGCCGATCGTCGTGCTTGCCCTTCTCGCAGGCGGCGGCTGGTATGGTTACGAATGGTGGACGAACGGCCGCTTCATGGTGTCGACCGACGACGCCTATATCGAAGGCGATATCGCAACGATTTCGCCGAAGGTCACGGGCTACGTCGAGAAGGTGAACGTTGTCGCCAACCAGGAAGTCAAAGCGGGCGACGTGCTTGCCACGCTTGATAACGGCGACTATCAGAACGCCCTCGATTTGGCCCAGGCCCAGATCGTCACCGAACAGCTTTCGCTGCAGCGTATCGACGCGCAGATCGAAGGCGCGAATGCGAGCCTCGTGCAGGCGCAGGCGCAGAAGGTGGCACTCGAAGCGGCCGTTCGCGGTGCCGAAATCACTCAGAAGCGCCAGAGCGACCTTCAGGCGAAGTCGGTCGGCACGGCTGCGGATCTCGACAACGCCAATATCGCCCTCGATCAGGCCAAGGCCAATCTTGCCGGCGGCGATGCCAACATCACCGCGGCACAGGCCAACATCACCATCCTCCAGGCCCAGCGCAAGGAAGCCGAAGGCTCGGTCCGTTCGCTTGAGATCTCGCGCGACAAGGCCGTCCGCGACCTTTCCTTCACCGTGCTCAAGGCGCCTTATGACGGCATTGTCGGCAACCGTTCCGTCCAGGAAGGCGACCTCGTTTCCCCGGGCCAGCGCCTGATGGCGCTCGTTCCGGTGCGCCAGCTCTATATCGACGCCAATTTCAAGGAAACGCAGATCCAGCATCTGGTGCCGGGCTCAAAAGTCAACGTCCAGGTCGATGCCTATAGCGATCATCCGATCGTCGGCACCGTCGAATCGATCTCACCGGCTTCCGGCTCGGTCTTTTCGATGCTGCCGCCGGAAAACGCCACGGGCAATTTCACCAAGGTGATCCAGCGGGTGCCAGTGCGCATCGCGCTGCCGCAGGATGCGCTTGACAGCGGGCGTCTGCGCGCGGGCCTGAGCGTCGTCGTCGACGTCGACACCCGTACGGCGCCGAGCAAGTAA
- a CDS encoding TetR/AcrR family transcriptional regulator, with amino-acid sequence MTLKPDHAAVFSPPAAGGRFAAGEDPAKRQQILAGAKRVFMKMGFDAASMNDVTREAGVSKGTLYVYFTNKEELFSAMIETERAAFVAAVRTALAEHDDPEAGLYEFGISFVTHMTDEKVISAMRTVLGVRDRMPVLCQRFFKGPENLRTIMRDFLERHIAEGRFEIDDIDLAAGQFLDLASGSFFKLRLFGSMEEPPSRDEIERVIRGAIRVFMAAYGARRHETA; translated from the coding sequence ATGACGCTGAAACCCGACCACGCCGCCGTATTCAGTCCTCCCGCTGCCGGAGGCCGATTTGCCGCAGGCGAAGATCCGGCCAAGCGCCAGCAGATCCTCGCCGGCGCCAAGCGCGTTTTCATGAAGATGGGTTTCGACGCCGCCAGCATGAACGACGTGACCCGTGAGGCCGGCGTCTCCAAGGGAACGCTCTACGTCTATTTCACCAACAAGGAAGAGCTGTTTTCGGCGATGATCGAGACCGAGCGCGCCGCCTTCGTGGCGGCCGTGCGCACGGCGCTTGCCGAACATGACGATCCCGAAGCCGGCCTGTACGAATTCGGGATAAGCTTCGTCACCCATATGACCGATGAAAAGGTCATCAGCGCGATGCGCACCGTTCTCGGCGTTCGCGACCGCATGCCGGTGCTCTGTCAACGCTTCTTCAAGGGTCCGGAAAACCTGCGCACCATCATGCGCGACTTCCTGGAACGCCACATCGCCGAAGGCAGGTTTGAGATCGACGACATCGATCTGGCCGCCGGCCAGTTCCTCGATCTCGCCAGCGGTAGTTTCTTCAAGCTCCGCCTGTTCGGAAGCATGGAAGAGCCGCCGTCCCGTGACGAAATCGAGCGCGTCATCCGCGGCGCGATCCGGGTCTTCATGGCCGCCTATGGCGCGCGCCGGCACGAGACCGCCTGA
- a CDS encoding AraC family transcriptional regulator: protein MSAVGRAIWFIESHFESDISLEEISEAAGLSRYHLSRVFGLITGHSISSYIRGRRLSRAVPALVSSSSTILEVALCAGYGSHEAFTRAFRDQFGMTPDAVRRQGHARNLVLLEPIRMDPAHLNDLEPPRFETLQPMLFAGLQEIYPYGGNAAIPSLWQKFNAHFGHISAQKGNVAYGICTHIDGEAEKFRYMAAVEISDAGDLPADFATLKLPGQRYVVFAHRGHVSGIPATMNRIFGAWWPTSGLEHSETPDMFERYDERFDPYTGMGVTEIWLPIRA, encoded by the coding sequence ATGAGCGCCGTCGGACGGGCGATCTGGTTCATCGAGAGCCATTTCGAAAGCGATATATCGCTGGAAGAGATATCGGAAGCAGCCGGATTGTCGCGTTACCATCTGTCACGCGTCTTCGGGCTCATCACCGGCCACTCGATCAGCAGCTATATAAGAGGGCGGCGCCTCAGCCGTGCCGTGCCGGCGTTGGTCAGCAGCTCATCCACCATTCTCGAGGTTGCGCTTTGCGCGGGCTACGGCTCGCACGAGGCCTTCACCCGTGCCTTCCGCGACCAGTTCGGCATGACGCCGGATGCGGTGCGCAGACAGGGGCACGCCCGTAACCTTGTCTTGCTGGAGCCGATCAGAATGGACCCTGCCCACCTCAACGACCTCGAACCGCCCCGCTTCGAAACCCTTCAACCGATGCTGTTTGCCGGCTTGCAGGAGATCTACCCCTATGGCGGCAATGCCGCCATTCCCTCTCTCTGGCAGAAGTTCAATGCCCATTTCGGACATATCTCCGCTCAGAAAGGCAATGTCGCCTACGGCATCTGTACGCATATCGACGGCGAAGCGGAGAAATTCCGCTATATGGCCGCGGTCGAGATCTCCGATGCGGGCGATCTGCCGGCGGATTTTGCAACGCTCAAGCTTCCAGGCCAGCGCTACGTCGTCTTTGCCCATCGCGGCCACGTCTCCGGCATTCCGGCGACGATGAACCGCATTTTTGGCGCATGGTGGCCGACCTCGGGCCTAGAGCACAGCGAGACACCCGACATGTTCGAACGCTACGACGAGCGCTTCGACCCCTATACCGGCATGGGCGTCACCGAAATCTGGTTGCCGATCAGAGCATAA
- a CDS encoding TerC family protein — MQEIMTLIQDPAAWVALITLVVMEVVLGIDNLIFISILTNKLPPEHREKARKIGIGLALVMRLALLGTIAWIVQLTEPLFEAFGHGFSWKDLILIAGGLFLVWKATKEIHHSVDPEDHGEDFIASSATTGFASAIGQILLLDLVFSVDSIITAVGMTPHLPIMVVAVVAAVTVMLVAATPLANFIERNPTIVMLALAFLLMIGTTLIAEGMGFHVPKGYVYAAMAFSALVEVLNMFARNARKRKRDAAH, encoded by the coding sequence ATGCAGGAAATCATGACGCTCATTCAGGATCCGGCCGCCTGGGTGGCGCTCATCACGCTGGTGGTGATGGAAGTCGTTCTCGGGATCGACAACCTGATCTTCATTTCCATTCTCACCAACAAACTGCCGCCCGAGCACCGCGAGAAGGCCCGCAAGATCGGCATAGGTCTTGCGCTCGTCATGCGTCTCGCCCTGCTCGGCACCATCGCCTGGATCGTGCAGCTGACCGAACCGCTGTTTGAAGCCTTCGGCCACGGTTTCTCCTGGAAGGATCTGATTCTGATTGCCGGCGGTCTGTTCCTCGTCTGGAAGGCCACCAAGGAAATCCACCACAGCGTCGATCCGGAAGATCACGGCGAGGACTTCATCGCAAGTTCGGCCACGACAGGCTTTGCATCGGCGATCGGCCAGATCCTGCTGCTCGACCTCGTCTTCTCCGTCGACAGCATCATCACCGCCGTCGGCATGACGCCGCATCTGCCGATCATGGTGGTCGCCGTCGTCGCCGCAGTCACCGTCATGCTTGTTGCCGCGACCCCGCTTGCCAACTTCATCGAGAGGAACCCGACGATCGTCATGCTGGCCCTCGCTTTCCTGCTCATGATCGGCACGACGCTGATCGCCGAAGGCATGGGCTTCCATGTGCCGAAGGGCTACGTCTACGCCGCCATGGCCTTCTCGGCGCTGGTCGAGGTGCTGAACATGTTCGCGCGCAACGCCCGCAAGCGAAAACGCGACGCCGCGCATTAG
- the gltX gene encoding glutamate--tRNA ligase, with product MTVSGTATGVRVRIAPSPTGEPHVGTAYIALFNYLFAKKHGGEFILRIEDTDATRSTPEFETKVLDALKWCGLEWKEGPDIGGPYGPYRQSDRKEMYQPYGQELLDKGHAFRCFCTPARLEQMRETQRAAGKPPKYDGLCLNLTAEEVTSRMDAGETTVIRMKIPAEGSCDFTDGVYGDVSIPWDSVDMQVLVKADGMPTYHMANVIDDHLMKITHVARGEEWLASVPKHILLYRYFGWDQPIFMHLSLMRNADKSKLSKRKNPTSISYYSALGYIPEALMNFLGLFFVQIAEGEELLTMDQLSEKFDPANLSKAGAIFDIQKLDWLNGRWIREKLSEEEFQTRVLAWAMENDRLKEGLRLSQTRISKLGELPDLAGFLLKSDLGLQPSDFAKIKSPPEEILEILNTVQPDLEKILEWNVETIEAELRAIADRMGKKLKVVVSPLFVAVSGSSRSLPLFDSMAILGRSVVRQRLKLASQAVAALVGSK from the coding sequence ATGACAGTTTCCGGGACAGCCACCGGCGTCCGCGTCCGCATCGCTCCCTCGCCGACCGGCGAGCCGCATGTCGGCACCGCTTACATCGCTCTTTTCAACTACCTTTTCGCCAAGAAGCATGGCGGCGAGTTCATCCTGCGCATCGAGGATACCGATGCGACACGCTCGACCCCGGAATTCGAAACGAAGGTGTTGGACGCCCTGAAATGGTGCGGGCTGGAATGGAAGGAAGGCCCTGATATCGGCGGCCCCTACGGCCCCTATCGCCAGTCCGACCGCAAGGAAATGTACCAGCCTTACGGGCAGGAATTGCTGGACAAGGGCCATGCCTTCCGCTGTTTCTGCACACCCGCGCGGCTGGAGCAGATGCGCGAAACCCAGCGCGCCGCCGGCAAGCCGCCGAAGTACGATGGTCTCTGCCTCAACCTCACGGCCGAGGAAGTCACCTCGCGCATGGATGCCGGCGAGACGACCGTCATCCGCATGAAGATTCCGGCCGAAGGCTCATGCGACTTCACCGACGGCGTCTACGGCGATGTCTCCATTCCGTGGGATTCGGTCGACATGCAGGTGCTCGTCAAGGCCGACGGCATGCCGACCTATCACATGGCCAACGTCATCGACGACCATCTGATGAAGATCACCCATGTGGCGCGCGGCGAGGAATGGCTGGCTTCGGTGCCGAAGCACATACTGCTTTATCGCTATTTCGGTTGGGATCAGCCGATCTTCATGCATCTGTCGCTGATGCGCAATGCCGACAAGTCGAAGCTGTCGAAGCGCAAGAACCCGACCTCGATCTCCTATTACTCCGCGCTCGGCTATATCCCGGAAGCGCTGATGAACTTCCTCGGCCTGTTCTTCGTCCAGATCGCCGAGGGCGAAGAGCTTCTGACGATGGACCAGCTCTCCGAGAAGTTCGACCCGGCAAACCTCTCCAAGGCCGGTGCGATCTTCGACATTCAAAAGCTCGACTGGCTGAACGGCCGCTGGATCCGCGAGAAGCTCTCCGAGGAGGAATTCCAGACGCGTGTGCTGGCTTGGGCGATGGAAAACGACCGCCTGAAGGAAGGTCTACGCCTGTCGCAGACACGCATTTCCAAGCTCGGCGAGTTGCCCGATCTTGCCGGCTTCCTGCTGAAGTCCGATCTCGGCCTGCAGCCTTCCGACTTCGCCAAGATCAAGTCGCCGCCGGAAGAGATCCTGGAGATCCTCAACACCGTTCAGCCGGATCTCGAAAAGATCCTGGAATGGAATGTCGAGACGATCGAGGCGGAGCTGCGCGCGATCGCCGACCGCATGGGCAAGAAGCTGAAGGTCGTGGTCTCGCCGCTCTTCGTCGCCGTGTCCGGCTCGTCGCGATCGCTGCCGCTCTTCGATTCCATGGCGATCCTCGGCCGGTCCGTTGTGCGTCAGCGCCTGAAGCTCGCCTCGCAGGCGGTCGCCGCCC